The following is a genomic window from Acidimicrobium ferrooxidans DSM 10331.
GCCACGCGCCGATCGCGCTCGCTGCCGCCGGCGTGCTGCAGGGGCGGCGGTCGGCTGCTTATCCAGCGCTTGCACCGGACGTGCGCGCTGCGGACGCCGAGTTCGTGGATGCGGCGGCGGTGGTGGATGGGCAGATGGTGTCGGCGCGCGCGTGGCCGGATCATCCGAGCTGGATGCGGGCCTTCATCGGGATCCTCCGCGAGAAGGCTCCGGTCGGCTGAGTACCGTGCCGGCCGCGACCAGCTTGTCGTAGGTCGGCATCGCACGACGGGTACTGTCGCGATCGGTGCGACGTCTGGCCACGGTGGTGGCGCGGCGAAGCTCGCATCTCGCGGCGTCGACGGTCGTGTGCGAGCCGAGGTGTCACGGCGCACCCGTCGGTGACTCAGGGGGGTGCTGTCTGCTCGAGCACGTCCCGGAGAGGGCACCGTCTGTTCGGGCATCGTCTGGTCGGGGCGTCGGGTGGCCTCGCCGGTTGGCTGGACCGGTTGTACAGGACCAGCCGCGCTGGATGGTCGGTGCGAGACCCTCGCGGGCGATGAGGTGCGCTCGCGGTCGTGCCGAGTGGGTCAGTCCTGCGCGGCGAAGTTCGGCCGGATCTGGAACAGCAAGTACCACCCGATGGCGATCTCGATGAGCGTCTCGAGCACACCGCCGACCCCGACGAAGATGGCGATGACGATGCCGAAGGCGAGCTGGAGGACCGTCCCCACGAAGATGAGGCGCCAGCCTCGGTAGCGTCCGCGCTTCAGCGGTCCCGTGGCCGCGATGTAGAGTACGGCGAAGACCGCCGTCAGGGCGGCTGCGAGGTAGAGCTCACTCGTAACGTGGGTACTCACGAAGAAGATGCCCGCGAGCGACGAGCCGAGCTCGGTCGCAAGGCGTGCGAGCTGGACGGCGTCGAGTGCGAAGAGGATCCCGACGACGAGGCTGATCAGCCACGCCCAACGGGTGAGCCACGCCACGGCTCCGGCGGGTAGCTTCGGCAAGCCCTCGCTCAGCGAGCCGAGGCGCTGCTCGAGCGCAGTGATCACGACGACCTCCAGTTCTCAGCGATGTCTCAGTGTAGCGACACTCGGTACGACGAAGCGGTCGTTCATGGGGCGGGGCGAGGAGTGGCGATCGGCGCGACGGTCCCGGCACCGAGGTCGGCGAGGCGCGCTGCGTCGATCGCGACGATGGTGTCGGGCGTGCCCGCGGCCACCCATACGACGCCCGCACGAGCGAGCTCGGCGTCGACCACCACGCAGGCAGTCGGCGGCGCGATGAGTGGGGTCGCGCCCCCGGGCACGACGCCGAGCGCCTCGATGAGGTAGGTCCCCGGTGCGGGCTCGATGCGCTGGCGGGCCGCGCGCTCGAGCGAGCGTCGATGCACTCTGCGATCGCCCGCGACGACGGCGAGCACCGGGCCAAGGTCTCCGCGGAACACGACGGTCTTGGCGATCTTGTCCGGGTGCGTGCCGGCGGCTGCGGCTGCATCGGAGGCGAGGTGGGTCCCGGTCGCGAACTGGCGAATGGTCGCGAGGACGCCTCGGCGTGCGAGGCGCTCGGCGGCCAAGCCAGCGGGATCGGCGAGCAGTTGCGGCGTCATGCCTCGAGCGCGTCGACGATCGAGACGCCGGCCGGGCCGTCGAGCTCGCCGATCACGAGCACGCGCACCGGCTCCCCGGCCGCGACACCGTCGCCGTCGGGGACCAGGGCGAGCACGTTGGCGCCCGCGAGCCCTGAGAGCACGTGGGAGCCCTGAAGGCGGTAGGGCTCGACGACGAGCTCGCCGCTGCGAACGTGGGCCCGCGCGCGGACGAGGTGCAGCTTGCCGTCGGGGTGGCGGGTGATGGGTTCGAGTGCCCTCGCGGTGAGGACCGGGCGATGCCAGGTCCGAGCACCGAGCATCTTGCGGATGAGCGGGCGTGCGAACAACTCGAAGCTGACGATCGACGACACCGGGTTGCCGGGCAGGCCGATGACGGGTGTCTGGCCCATGCGCCCGATGGCGAGCGGCTTGGCGGGCTTGATCGCGACCTGCATCCAGCGCATGGTTCCCCGCTCCGCGAGCACCTGCTTGGTGTAGTCGAAGTCACCGACGCTCACCCCGCCGCTCGTCAGGATGAGATCGGCGCTCGCAGCCGCCTCGTCGAAGGCGCGGCCGAGGAGCGCTGGATCATCGGGGATCGCGCCGAGATCGCTGGGAATGCCTCCGGCCTCTGCGACGAGGGCGAGGAGCGCGGGGCGGTTCGAGTCGTGGATCTTGCCGGGGGGAAGCGGGTCGAGGTCGGTGAGCTCGTCCCCGGTCGAGAACACCGCGACCCGCGGCCGACGGTGGACGAAGACCTTGCGGACGCCGAGGGACGCGAGCAGGCCTCTGACCGCTGGCGTGACGGGCGTGCCCTCGGCGAGGACTCGCTCGCCGGCAGCGGCGTCGGAGCCGCGTCGACGGACGTGCGTGCCGGCCGCGATCGGAGCGGTGAGGTGGACCTCAGAGCCGTCGACGATGACGTCCTCGACGATCGCGATCGCATCTGCGCCCTTTGGGATCGGGGCACCGGTCATGATGCGTGCGGCGGTGCCCGCGGTGACGACGACGTCGTTCGGGTCGTGGCCGGCGGCGATGGTAGCCACGATCGACAAGGTCACCGGCGTGGCGCGGCTGGCCGCTTGCGTGTCGACGCTACGGACAGCGAAGCCGTCCATGCCGGTGTTGTCGAACGGAGGGAGCGGATCGGCGACGACGACCGGCGCAGCGAGGACGGCACCGAGTGCCTCGTCGATCCCCACCTCGACCACGGGTCTCGCACCGGCAAGCTCGAGGGCTGCTGCCTGGGCTTCAGCGAGTGGGATCACGGTCCTCCTCTGTCGTCTCGAGGAGCTCGGTGAGCACCCTTCGCAGCGCCGGACCGAGGTCGGGCCGTTGAAGGGCGAGCTCGACGACGCTCCGGAGGTAGTCCAGCTTGTCGCCGATGTCGTAGCGGTGACGGCCGTCGAAGCGCACCGCAACGACCGGCTCGTGCTCGATCAGCCGTGCGATGGCATCCGTGAGCTGGATCTCGCCTCCCTTGCCGGGCGGGGTCTCGGCGAGGGCGTCGAAGATCGCCGGCGTGAAGATGTAGCGGCCGGTGATGGCGAGATTCGACGGCGCCTCGGAGGCATCGGGCTTCTCGACGACGCTGCGGACGTAGTCGACACCGTCCTCGTCGACGACACCGGCGGCGCCGTAGAGCCTGATGCGCTCGGGCGGGACCTCCATGAGCGAGAGCACCGAGGCGCCGGTGCGCTCGTGGAGGGCGAGCATGTCGGCCAGGAGCGGCGAGGCGGGTCCCATGATGTCATCGGCGAGCATGACGACGAAGGGGTCTCGGCCCACGTGCTGGGCGGCGACGCTCACCGCGTGGCCGAGGCCACGCGGTTCGCCCTGGCGGAGGTAGTGGATCTGGCCGAGATGGGAGATGTGCTCGACCAGCGCCAGTTCGGCGAACTTCTCTTGCCTGGCGAGGAGGAGCTCCAGCTCGACGGCGCGGTCGAAGTGGTCCTCGATCGATCGCTTGCCGCGCCCGGTGACGACGAGGATGTTGGTGAGGCCGTGCGTCACGGCCTCCTCGACGACGTACTGGATGGCCGGCTGGTCGACGACCGGCAGCATCTCCTTCGGTTGGGCCTTGGTTGCAGGGAGGAACCGTGTGCCGAGCCCAGCGGCTGGAATGACCACCTTGGTGAGCACGACCGCCTCCATCCATCGTCTGGCGCCTGGCCAACAGAGCGGAGTCTAGGCGACGAGAAGGGCCAGGTTGGGGCCTACGATGGAAGGTACCAACGTGCGCGCCGTGTGCGCGAGTTGCGATCGTGGTGCGATGAGTCGTTCGACCGAGGTCGAGGAGGACACCGATGCCGACCTACGAGTATGCCTGCAAGCAGTGCGGCGAGCACCTGGAGGTCGTCCAGTCGTTCCAGGACGAGCCGCTCAGCGAGTGCCCGCGGTGCGGCGGCGAGCTGCGCAAGGTGTTCGGCTCCATTGGGATCGTTTTCAAGGGTTCTGGCTTCTACAAGACCGATTCGCGTGCGAGCTCGTCCGGGTCGGTCGGTCGCAGCCACGGCTCCGGTGGGAGCGATGCCGCGAGCGCTCCCGCGTCGACCTCGTCCACGTCGACGTCGACCACGGGCGCTGAGTCGTCCTCGTCGAGTTCGTCGACGGCTGGCTCTGCCGCCTAGGGTCGCCTGCCCGGGCCCGGGGGTTACCGGACGGTAGGCTACGTCCGTGCACAACCACCAGGCCTGGTGCGGTCCTTCGGCCGTGCGAGCGAGTCGGGGCGCCAGCTCTCGTGGCTGAGGATCGTCTTCGTATCGCCCTCACGGTGTATCGAGGGAACCCCACCTCCGGAGGCCAAGGCGTCTACACGGCCGAACTCGCGCGCCGTCTCGTCGCGCGGGGCCACAGCGTCACCGTCGTGTCGGGTCCACCGTATCCCGCGCTCGCCGAGTCGATCCGCCTCGAGCCCCTCGGCGGCCTCGATCTGCTGCGCCAGCCGGATCCGTTTCGCCGGCCCCGACTCGACGAACTCACCGACGCCTACGACCTGGCAGAGGTCGCGCTCTTGGCGACCGGCGCCTTCCCCGATCCCCGCGCGTTCGGCCTGCGCTTTCGCGCCTGGTGGCGGCGTGAGGGTCATCGGTTCGACCTCGTGCACGACAACCAGTCGCTGACGCCAGCGCACGCCGAGCTCGTGCGCGACGGCGTCCCGGTGGTGGCCGCGATCCACCATCCCATCACCGTGGATCGCCAGCTCGCCCTCGCGGCCGCTGGATCGGTCAAAGAGCGCATCGGCCTGCGCCGCTTCTTCGGCTTCGTGCCGATGCAGGTGCGCACGGCGCGGGTGATGCCGCGCGTGCTCACCGTCTCGTCCGCCTCGGCTCGTGACATCAGCCGCGAGCTCGGGGTGGCGCGCTCGCGCCTCCGGGTCGTGCCGATCGGCGTGGACGCGGAGGTCTTCCGACCCCTCGAAGGGGTGCAGCGCACCGCCACGTTGCTCGCGACCACGGCGAGCGCGGATGTGCCGCTCAAGGGTCTCGGGGTGCTGCTGCTCGCGCTCGCGCGCCTGCCGAGCGACGTCGAGCTCGTCGTGATGGGCCCGCGCCGGGAGGGCTCCCCCATCGAGGCGCTCATCGGTCAGCTGGGCCTCGGTGAGCGCGTGCACCTCGTCGGTGCGGTGAGCCGCGAGCGGATGGTGGAGGTGTACGCGAGCGCTGCGGTCGCGGTCGTGCCGTCGATGTACGAGGGCTTCTCCTTGCCCGCCGTCGAGGCGATGGCCTGCGGGGTGCCGCTCGTCGCGACGACCGGTGGGGCGCTCGCGGAGGTCGTCGGCGGGCTGGCGCCCCAGGTGCCCCCGGGCGATCCGGTCGCGTTGGCCCAGGCGATCGCCGCACAGCTCGCCGACCCCGCCGGCGCCCGCGAGCGCGCCGCGAGCGCGCGGAGCCGGGTGCTCGCGCGCTACTCGTGGGACGAGGCGGCTCGGCGCACCGAGCAGGTCTACCGCGAGGTGTTGGAGGCGTGATCACCTTTCGGCCGGAGCACCTCGCACCGCTCGAGGGTCGTCGCGTGCTCGACCTCGGTGCGGGTGGCGGTCGCCATGCGGCATGGCTCCGCGACCACGGGGCCCTCGTCGTCGCCGGCGACCTCGTCGTCGAACCGACCGATCGTGAGGGGGTCGACTGGGTCCGCCTCGACGGTGCGGCTCTGCCCTTTGCGGACGGCTCGTTCGACGTGGTGCTCTGTGCCGAGGTCCTCGAGCACGTCGCGCACCCGGCTCAGGTGGTGCGCGAAGCGCGGCGTGTGCTCGCACCCGGGGGCCAGCTGGTCGTGAGCGTGCCCTCGGCGTGGCCGGAGGCCGTCTGTTGGGCGCTGTCGCTCGAGTACCACGCCGTTCCCGGCGGCCACGTGCGCATCTGGACGCTCGCAGGGATCCGGCGCCTCCTCGAGGCCGAGGGTTTCCGCGTGGTCGCGCGCCATCGCCGTCACGCCCTGCACGCGCCGTACTGGTGGGCTCGGTGCCTGCTCGGCGTGGAGCGCTCGGGTCAAGATCCGCGCATCGAGTGGCTGGGGTGGCGTCTCGTCAAGGCGGCCGTCGGCGAGGCTCCGCTGCTCGCGCGCCTCGAGACGCTGCTCGACCCCGTCCTCGGGAAGTCGCTCGTCCTCTATGCCGAGGCCGCACCGTGCTGAGCCGGAGCGAGCTGCGTCGCACCGCGGCGGCCATCGCGAGGGTCCAGTTGCCCTCGGGGATGATCCCCTGGGCCCCGCGTCGCCATGGCGATCCGTGGAACCACGCCGAGGCGGTCGCCGCACTCGCGCTCGGTGGGGAACTCGCCGCCGCCGAGCGGGGTCTGGACTGGCTGGCGGGCGTGGTCGCGCGAGACGGTGCCTTCTGTCAGTACTACCTCGCGAGCGGCGTCGAGGAGCCTCGGATCGACCTGAACGTGTGTGCCTACCCGATCGTCGCGATCGTCGCGTGGGTCGCGGCAGGGGGCTCGGTCGCGACCGCACGGGCGCACCTCGCGTGGTACCGGCGCACCCTCGAGCTCGTCCTCGGCCACCAGCTCGGCGACGGGAGGTTCCCCTGGGCCCTCGACCCCGGGCGTCGTCCCCTCGAGGGCTCCTTGCGTGCCGGTTCGGCCGCGATGGTGATCGCGCTCGATGGCGCCGCCTGGGCCGCGAACGAACTCGGGGTGCTCGAGGCTGGGCCGATCGAGGAAGCGCGCTCGCGTCTCGCGCTCGCGATCGCCAAGGACGAGGGGTTCCTCGACCGCTTCGAGTGGTCGATGGACTGGTACTACCCCGTGCTCGCGGGCGTCCTCGAGCTCGATGCGGCCGAAGATCGGCTCGATGGACTCTTCGAGCGGGCGCGCGAGTCGACCGGCCAGCTGCGCTGCGTGCTGTCGGCTCCGTGGGTGACGACGGCCGAGACCGCCGAGGCGGCGATGGCGGCCTGGCGACTCGGTCGCATCGCAGATGCCCGAGCGCTCCTCGCGTCCGTCGAGTCCCTCCGCGAACCCGACGGCTCCTACCGCACCGGTATCGTCGTGCCGGAGGGACACTCCTTCCCGACCGGGGAGTGCTCGACCTACTCGGCAGCCGCGGTGGTGCTCGCGCACCACGTGCTTCGTGCCCCGCCGCGCGCCGGCCTCATCGAGGCCCTCGTCGCGGCCTCGTAGCGCGCCTCGCGATGGCGAGCGAGCCGGTGCGCTCGACGAGGTCGAAGCCGAGGTGGAGGGCGGCGGTGAGCATGCGCCACGGTGCCTGGCCCCCGTCGGCCGGGTCCTCGAAGACGTCGTGGACGGCGAGCAGCCCGCCCGGTACGAGGAAGCGGCGGGCGAGCTCGAGATCGAGATGGCAGCTCCGCGCGTCGTGACCGCCGTCGACGAGGACGAATCCTGCCACCGGGCGCACGAGGTCGATGAGGCCACGCCCATCGCCCACCCAGAGGGTGACGTGACGCTCGAGGTCAGCGAGCGCCAGGGCGTCGCGCAGCGTCCCGAGCGAGTCGGGGCTACCGAGGTCGCCGTCGAGGAGACGCGGGTCGGCCCAGGGGAACGGTGGGCGCATCTCGATGGAGCCCCGGTGGTGGTCGACGGCGAGGAGGCGGAGGCCTCGTTCGCGTGCGACCGAGCCGAGCCGCACGGTCGAGCGACCGCAGTAGGAACCGAGCTCGACGAGCCATCCGCCCGCTCGCGGGGCGACTCGCGCAGCCTCGATGAGCGCACGGAGCTCGTCGGCGGGGAAGAAGCCCGGGAGTAGGTCGGCGAGAGCAGCCGGCCCGTCTCGCCTAGGCTGGTCGGCGTGCAGCTTCGCTGGATCGTCGTCGCGCTCGTGACGCTGGCGGCCGGCGGCGCCCTCGGGGGCGCCGGCTGGATCGCGGGTGCCATCGCGGCGGCCGTGGTCGTGGCCGCCGGGAGGCGATGCCGAGGGGCCTCGTGCGCGAGCTCGCACGGCGGGCTCAGGCGAGTTGGCTGGTGAGCCGTCCTGCGTAGCGGGCGCGCAGGCGCAGGTTGACCTGGTAGCGCTCCAGGGTCTGGGCGAGCACGCGCTTGCCCGCCGGGATCGGGTGCTCCTCGAGGAAGCGTACGATCTCGCCGGCGCGCTGGTAGGTGGTCGGTCCGATGACGAGCGCGATGCTCTGGAGCATGCGATCGATCGTGTTGAGCGGGAATCGGGCGAGCATCTCATCGAAGCGAGCGAACAAGAAGTCGATCGCCTGGTTCTGGAGCGCTGGGTTCGCGATCACTCGGTTGATGAGGAAGGGTGCGTCCTGGGTTCGCACTTCGCTCATGGCCAGATCCAGCACGCGCCGCCCGAGCGCTGGTTGGCGGAACTCCGCGAGGGCGAACAGGTGACGCTGCTCGTCCTGGGGGTTGCGCGGGTGCCGATAGCGATCGAGCATGAAGGCAAAGTCCGACTCATCACCGAAGCGCGCGACGACGCCGAGGACGGCCGCGACGAGATCGGCGCTCGGCCCGCCGATGCCGCTCATCTCCTCACGGAAGCGTTCTCTGGCGTGCTGGCGCACGTCGGGATCCTCGGCGATGTCGCCGAGCACGTCGTAGGCGATGGCACGCGCGGTGCGATCCTGCGGGGTGTCCGTCGGGCGGGCCTCGGTGCCGAAGTAGTCGAGGACCGGTCCGAACACCGAGGCCGCGAGGGCACGGACGTGGGTGATCTCGCTCGGTTCGGCGATGCGCTCCAGCAGGCCGAGTGCGGCTTGGCCGATCCCGAGGATGTTCGGGTCGCGCTCGTCGCGGAGGCGCTCGGCGAGACCGAGGAAGTCCTCGAGTGGCGCGGCGCCCGACTGGGTGAGCGCCCATGCATCGGCGATGAGGTTGAAGCGCTCGAGCGTCTCGAGCTGGCCGAACGACTCGGCCAGCTGGGCGAGGAGCTGTTGGGCGTAGCGGGCCCGAAAGACGCCCTCGCCGTGGGCGTTGACCACGACCGGCGCGGGACCGACCTCGGCCGACATCTCGGGCTGGTCGAGCAGCACCCGCCGCTCGCCATCGACGAGCGAGCGCAGTGCGATCGGCACGTGCCACAGTGATCCGATGGCGCCGATCGGATCGTCGTCGGCCGCGAGGAGCCGGAACGGCGTCTGGGCGAGCCGGACGCCATCGGGGAGCGGATCGACGCTGACGAGCGGATGGCCGCCCTGGAACACCCAGGTGTCCATCATGGCGCCGACGTCGGTACCGCTCGCCTCGCCAAGGGCAGCCCAGAGATCCTGGGTCTCGGCGTTGCCGTAGGCGTGGGCCCGCAGGTAGCGACGCACGCCGTCGCGGAAGACCTCGGGTCCGAGGTGCTCGGAGGCCATGCGCAAGATGGACGCCCCCTTCTCGTAGGTGAGAAGGTCGAACATGTCCTCGGCGTCCTCGGGTGCGCGCACCGTGTACTCGATGGGGCGGGTCGAGGGAAGGGCGTCGATGCCCATGGCCGCGAGCCGACCGATGGCAAAGGCCTCCCACCGGCGCCACTCGGGGCGGAAGGCGTCGACGGCGGTGACCTCCATGAAGGTGGCGAAGGCCTCGTTCAGCCAGATGCCGTTCCACCAGCGCATCGTGACGAGATCGCCGAACCACATGTGGGCGAGCTCGTGGCAGACGACGTCGGCGACGCGCTCGAGATCCACCTGCGCGGCGTTGTCGCGGTCGACGAGGAGGGCGGTCTCGCGGAAGGTGATCGCGCCCAGGTTCTCCATCGCGCCGGCCGCGAAGTCGGGGATCGCGAGCAGGTCGACCTTGGGGGCGGGGTAGGCGATCGCGAAGTAGTCCTCGAAGAAGGCGAGGGCGTGCTGGGCGACCTCGAGAGCAAAGGCCGTGAGCTGCTCCTTACCGGGCACGTGCACGACCCGGATGGGGACGTCGCGGTGGAAGACCGGCTCGGTCGCGACGAAGCGGCCGATGACCATGGCGAGCAGGTAGGTGGACATCGTCATCGTGGGCGCAAAACGCCACCGGTCGGTGCCGGGTGCGATCGTCGTGCGCTCGGTGACGGGATAGTTCGAGTAGGCCTCGAGGTGGCTCGGGATCTCGAGCGTGACGGCGAAGGTGGCCTTGGCGTCGGGCTCGTCGAAGCAAGGGAAGGCCTTGCGCGCACCGGTGGATTCGAACTGCGTCGTCGCGATGCGATGCGTCGTGCCGTCTGCGTCGCGATAGGTCGACAGGTACAGTCCGTCGAGGTCCCGACGCAGCGCACCCGAGAAGTCGAGATCGAGCGCGAAGGGGCCGGCTGGCATGGGCGCATCCGCGTGGAGCTCGACCACGCCGTGCTCGCTGCGCGGGCGGGGTGTGAGGGTGACGCGCGTCCCGGCGAACGTGGCGATCGCCGACGAGATCGCCAGATCGACCGCGTGCACCTCGAGCACCGCGGTGGGCTCGTGGACGTCACCGTCGATGCGCACGTGACCCGTGTAGGGGTCGACGTCCGGGTCGACCTGGAGCGTGAGGTCGTAGTGTCGAGGGGTCCAGACCCGCGAAAGCCGGTACGGGTTGTGCTCTGTCACGGGTGCCACGCTAGCTCGGCCCAGGTCCCTGTGAGACACGATGCCACCGGTAGGCTCGCCGTGTGGCCAGACGAGACGTGGTAGCGCTGGGGTCGGCGATCGTGGATCTCGGGGTGCGGGTGCGCGCTCGGGAGATCGATCGTCTCGGCCTTGCACGCGGGACGATGACGCTTGCCGAGGCCGAGGACCTCGATCGCCTGATCGAGGCGGTCGGTGGTGAGGTCGAGATCCGAGGTGGGGGATCGGCCGCGAACACGGCCGTCGGGCTCGCTTCGCTCGGGGTCGACACCGCCATGGTGACCCAGGTGGGCGACGACGACCTCGGGGAGCGGTGGGCAAGCGAGGTCGCCGAGGCCGGCGTCGAGGTCGTGCTCGTGCCGGCGCCACCGGGCTCGCGGACCGCACGCTCGTTGATCATGGTCGACGAGGGGGGAGAGCGCACCATGGTGACCTCGCTCGGGGTCGCGAGCTCGCTCGATGTCGACGAGCTCCCTCTGCCCCTGCTCGCCGAGGCCCGCTGGTGCTTCGTCGAGGGCTACCTGCTCGATGCGGCCGGCGACGGACTCTTCGAGCGCCTCGATGTGGTCCGGCGTCTCGGCGGTCGGATCGCCCTCTCGCTCGGTGACCAACTGCTCGTCGACCGTCACCGCGATCGGCTCGTGCGGGCTCTCGGTCGCGTGGTCGACGTCGTGCTCGGCAACGGCGCCGAGGCGGCCCAACTCGTGCGTCGCCAGGCCCTCTCGACCATCGTCGAGGAGCTCCAGGCTCGCGGCGTCGAGGGCGCACTCACGCTCGGCGCCGATGGCGCGGTCGTCTTCAGCGCGGACGAGGCGCTCCATCAGCCTGCGCCCGAGACCATCGCAGACGTCGTCGACACCACCGGTGCGGGCGATCAGTTCGCGGCCGGCTACCTTGCCGCGCTCGTCCGCGGTGGCGACCTCTCGAGCCGAGCGATGCTCGGCACGCACGTCGCGACCGCCGTCGTGACGCACGAGGGCGCGCGTCCACGGCCCGACACCCCACTCGCCGCGGCTCCGGCGCTCACCGAACTCTTGGCCGGGCTCGGACTGAGTCGTGAGGCGGATCCCGCCTTCGACGAGCGGTCGAGCGATGAGCCTGTGGCGGGGGAGCGCCACGGCGAGTGACGAGCCATCGGGCCCGCGCGGGTGGGCCGTGGACCTCGTGTGCGTGCGGTCAGGTCGCCCTGCGTCGTTCGTCGGCGCGCGGGGGGCCCGCCATGGCTCGGGTACCTCGGCGCGCAGGTGCCGGCAGAAGTTGCGCGATGGTCAGGGCGTCGGGCTGGGTGAGGGACCAGGAGCAGCTGGGCTGCGACGATTCGTGAGCCAGACGAGGGTCGCGAGTGCGACGCCGACCCCGGCGAAGAGCCAGGTCAGCTCCCGCGCGCCGAGGCGCGGGAGGAGGAGCGCTGCCGCGAGACCCGCCGCGGTCCACCCGATCGAGTAGCTCGCATAGAGGACGGAGAAGGCGCTCGTGAGTTCGTTGGGCGCGAACATGGTGGGGACGAGTCCGACGCGGAGCGCGTTGATCGGCGCGATGGCGATGCCTGCGGCGACACTGGTCGCGAGCCAGAGCCACGCGGCAGGCGCCGAGAGCCCCCAGGCAGCC
Proteins encoded in this region:
- a CDS encoding aminoacyl-tRNA deacylase — encoded protein: MTPQLLADPAGLAAERLARRGVLATIRQFATGTHLASDAAAAAGTHPDKIAKTVVFRGDLGPVLAVVAGDRRVHRRSLERAARQRIEPAPGTYLIEALGVVPGGATPLIAPPTACVVVDAELARAGVVWVAAGTPDTIVAIDAARLADLGAGTVAPIATPRPAP
- the glp gene encoding gephyrin-like molybdotransferase Glp, yielding MIPLAEAQAAALELAGARPVVEVGIDEALGAVLAAPVVVADPLPPFDNTGMDGFAVRSVDTQAASRATPVTLSIVATIAAGHDPNDVVVTAGTAARIMTGAPIPKGADAIAIVEDVIVDGSEVHLTAPIAAGTHVRRRGSDAAAGERVLAEGTPVTPAVRGLLASLGVRKVFVHRRPRVAVFSTGDELTDLDPLPPGKIHDSNRPALLALVAEAGGIPSDLGAIPDDPALLGRAFDEAAASADLILTSGGVSVGDFDYTKQVLAERGTMRWMQVAIKPAKPLAIGRMGQTPVIGLPGNPVSSIVSFELFARPLIRKMLGARTWHRPVLTARALEPITRHPDGKLHLVRARAHVRSGELVVEPYRLQGSHVLSGLAGANVLALVPDGDGVAAGEPVRVLVIGELDGPAGVSIVDALEA
- the galU gene encoding UTP--glucose-1-phosphate uridylyltransferase GalU encodes the protein MEAVVLTKVVIPAAGLGTRFLPATKAQPKEMLPVVDQPAIQYVVEEAVTHGLTNILVVTGRGKRSIEDHFDRAVELELLLARQEKFAELALVEHISHLGQIHYLRQGEPRGLGHAVSVAAQHVGRDPFVVMLADDIMGPASPLLADMLALHERTGASVLSLMEVPPERIRLYGAAGVVDEDGVDYVRSVVEKPDASEAPSNLAITGRYIFTPAIFDALAETPPGKGGEIQLTDAIARLIEHEPVVAVRFDGRHRYDIGDKLDYLRSVVELALQRPDLGPALRRVLTELLETTEEDRDPTR
- a CDS encoding FmdB family zinc ribbon protein, which gives rise to MPTYEYACKQCGEHLEVVQSFQDEPLSECPRCGGELRKVFGSIGIVFKGSGFYKTDSRASSSGSVGRSHGSGGSDAASAPASTSSTSTSTTGAESSSSSSSTAGSAA
- a CDS encoding glycosyltransferase family 4 protein, producing the protein MAEDRLRIALTVYRGNPTSGGQGVYTAELARRLVARGHSVTVVSGPPYPALAESIRLEPLGGLDLLRQPDPFRRPRLDELTDAYDLAEVALLATGAFPDPRAFGLRFRAWWRREGHRFDLVHDNQSLTPAHAELVRDGVPVVAAIHHPITVDRQLALAAAGSVKERIGLRRFFGFVPMQVRTARVMPRVLTVSSASARDISRELGVARSRLRVVPIGVDAEVFRPLEGVQRTATLLATTASADVPLKGLGVLLLALARLPSDVELVVMGPRREGSPIEALIGQLGLGERVHLVGAVSRERMVEVYASAAVAVVPSMYEGFSLPAVEAMACGVPLVATTGGALAEVVGGLAPQVPPGDPVALAQAIAAQLADPAGARERAASARSRVLARYSWDEAARRTEQVYREVLEA
- a CDS encoding class I SAM-dependent methyltransferase; this translates as MITFRPEHLAPLEGRRVLDLGAGGGRHAAWLRDHGALVVAGDLVVEPTDREGVDWVRLDGAALPFADGSFDVVLCAEVLEHVAHPAQVVREARRVLAPGGQLVVSVPSAWPEAVCWALSLEYHAVPGGHVRIWTLAGIRRLLEAEGFRVVARHRRHALHAPYWWARCLLGVERSGQDPRIEWLGWRLVKAAVGEAPLLARLETLLDPVLGKSLVLYAEAAPC
- a CDS encoding class I SAM-dependent methyltransferase; its protein translation is MRARARGPSASPPGGHDHGRRDGTRDPAGAPEGAAGRQRHERDDDPAKLHADQPRRDGPAALADLLPGFFPADELRALIEAARVAPRAGGWLVELGSYCGRSTVRLGSVARERGLRLLAVDHHRGSIEMRPPFPWADPRLLDGDLGSPDSLGTLRDALALADLERHVTLWVGDGRGLIDLVRPVAGFVLVDGGHDARSCHLDLELARRFLVPGGLLAVHDVFEDPADGGQAPWRMLTAALHLGFDLVERTGSLAIARRATRPRRGPR
- a CDS encoding M1 family metallopeptidase; amino-acid sequence: MTEHNPYRLSRVWTPRHYDLTLQVDPDVDPYTGHVRIDGDVHEPTAVLEVHAVDLAISSAIATFAGTRVTLTPRPRSEHGVVELHADAPMPAGPFALDLDFSGALRRDLDGLYLSTYRDADGTTHRIATTQFESTGARKAFPCFDEPDAKATFAVTLEIPSHLEAYSNYPVTERTTIAPGTDRWRFAPTMTMSTYLLAMVIGRFVATEPVFHRDVPIRVVHVPGKEQLTAFALEVAQHALAFFEDYFAIAYPAPKVDLLAIPDFAAGAMENLGAITFRETALLVDRDNAAQVDLERVADVVCHELAHMWFGDLVTMRWWNGIWLNEAFATFMEVTAVDAFRPEWRRWEAFAIGRLAAMGIDALPSTRPIEYTVRAPEDAEDMFDLLTYEKGASILRMASEHLGPEVFRDGVRRYLRAHAYGNAETQDLWAALGEASGTDVGAMMDTWVFQGGHPLVSVDPLPDGVRLAQTPFRLLAADDDPIGAIGSLWHVPIALRSLVDGERRVLLDQPEMSAEVGPAPVVVNAHGEGVFRARYAQQLLAQLAESFGQLETLERFNLIADAWALTQSGAAPLEDFLGLAERLRDERDPNILGIGQAALGLLERIAEPSEITHVRALAASVFGPVLDYFGTEARPTDTPQDRTARAIAYDVLGDIAEDPDVRQHARERFREEMSGIGGPSADLVAAVLGVVARFGDESDFAFMLDRYRHPRNPQDEQRHLFALAEFRQPALGRRVLDLAMSEVRTQDAPFLINRVIANPALQNQAIDFLFARFDEMLARFPLNTIDRMLQSIALVIGPTTYQRAGEIVRFLEEHPIPAGKRVLAQTLERYQVNLRLRARYAGRLTSQLA
- a CDS encoding adenosine kinase; translated protein: MARRDVVALGSAIVDLGVRVRAREIDRLGLARGTMTLAEAEDLDRLIEAVGGEVEIRGGGSAANTAVGLASLGVDTAMVTQVGDDDLGERWASEVAEAGVEVVLVPAPPGSRTARSLIMVDEGGERTMVTSLGVASSLDVDELPLPLLAEARWCFVEGYLLDAAGDGLFERLDVVRRLGGRIALSLGDQLLVDRHRDRLVRALGRVVDVVLGNGAEAAQLVRRQALSTIVEELQARGVEGALTLGADGAVVFSADEALHQPAPETIADVVDTTGAGDQFAAGYLAALVRGGDLSSRAMLGTHVATAVVTHEGARPRPDTPLAAAPALTELLAGLGLSREADPAFDERSSDEPVAGERHGE